In the genome of Pelagibacterium nitratireducens, one region contains:
- a CDS encoding c-type cytochrome, translating to MKNSTMAPIAVITASVSILLAILAVSIATGGTLSHAVENSTEGRQLYLDNCAACHGETLEGQPQWRERLPNGRMPAPPHDETGHTWHHSDEQLFRITHDGVAAIVGGNYESDMPAFGDLLTDDEIEAILDYIKSTWPERARAYQEQMSEQN from the coding sequence ATGAAAAATTCCACCATGGCTCCAATAGCGGTCATAACCGCATCGGTGAGTATTCTCTTGGCCATTCTTGCGGTCTCCATCGCGACCGGCGGAACCCTCTCGCATGCCGTCGAGAATTCGACCGAAGGTCGGCAGCTGTATCTCGACAATTGCGCTGCTTGTCACGGTGAAACGCTCGAGGGCCAGCCCCAATGGCGCGAGCGTCTGCCTAACGGTCGCATGCCGGCTCCTCCCCATGATGAGACAGGTCACACCTGGCATCACAGCGACGAGCAACTTTTTCGCATCACTCATGATGGCGTGGCAGCAATTGTTGGTGGAAATTATGAAAGCGACATGCCGGCGTTCGGGGACCTGCTCACTGACGACGAGATCGAGGCAATTCTCGACTACATCAAAAGCACTTGGCCAGAACGCGCACGCGCTTACCAAGAACAAATGTCCGAGCAAAACTGA
- a CDS encoding YdcF family protein encodes MFFALSQILDFFLTPSNVLLLALLAALALWVMKIRKLAAAFGIVSILGLALAAWSPLGPFALGVLENRFPRTALPDEVAGVIMLGGAVDTHISFDRKTLVLNEAGERIVETRMLAARYPEAQIFLSGGGGHQSNDGSLTESELARHALISSGVAAERLTMEELSRNTCENARETAAALAGRASGTWVLVTSASHMPRAVACFRTTNLTVVPYPVDYRTKSAGGTWPGTASNGLSTTDLAAHEWVGLLSYRLAAFTEETFPSPRD; translated from the coding sequence GTGTTCTTTGCCCTTTCGCAAATTCTCGACTTCTTTCTCACGCCGTCCAACGTTTTGTTGCTGGCCCTTTTGGCGGCGCTGGCGCTTTGGGTCATGAAGATCCGGAAACTGGCTGCCGCATTCGGGATCGTTTCGATTTTGGGATTGGCCCTTGCGGCTTGGTCACCTCTTGGCCCGTTCGCATTGGGCGTATTGGAAAACAGATTTCCCAGGACTGCACTACCCGACGAAGTTGCAGGCGTCATCATGCTGGGTGGTGCTGTCGACACGCACATTTCTTTCGACCGGAAAACACTCGTTCTCAATGAAGCCGGCGAGCGCATTGTTGAGACCCGCATGCTCGCAGCGCGCTATCCCGAGGCCCAGATCTTTCTTTCCGGCGGTGGAGGACACCAGTCGAACGATGGTAGCCTCACCGAGTCCGAACTGGCGCGACACGCCTTGATCAGTTCTGGGGTTGCCGCCGAACGCCTCACCATGGAAGAACTATCCCGCAACACGTGCGAGAATGCCCGAGAAACGGCCGCCGCTCTTGCTGGGCGCGCGTCCGGCACCTGGGTTCTTGTGACCTCGGCCAGTCACATGCCACGCGCTGTTGCTTGCTTCAGGACCACGAACCTGACGGTTGTACCCTACCCGGTCGATTACCGGACCAAATCCGCAGGCGGCACCTGGCCTGGAACGGCGTCGAACGGGCTCTCAACAACCGACCTGGCGGCCCACGAATGGGTCGGCCTTTTGAGTTATCGTCTGGCAGCGTTCACTGAAGAGACTTTCCCATCGCCGCGGGATTGA